A genomic window from Triticum urartu cultivar G1812 chromosome 7, Tu2.1, whole genome shotgun sequence includes:
- the LOC125518771 gene encoding subtilisin-like protease SBT2.6 has translation MKGLGLACLLLALVPQVVLGTHDVYIVTMEGDPVVSYAGGVEGFPATAADLDQEMDVTSEAVTSYSLHLRRHHEKLLDSLFVAGTYEKLYSYHHLINGFAVHMSSLQADFLRKAPGVKYVERDTKIQKLTTHTPQFLGLTTAVWPTGGGFDRAGEDVVIGFVDSGIYPEHPSFSTHRTDPYGPVPRYKGKCEIDPVTQRSFCNGKIVGAQHFAKAAIAAGAFNPDVEFASPLDGDGHGSHIAAIAAGNNGIAVRMHGYEFGKASGMAPRARIAVYKVLYRLFGGYVSDVVAAIDQAVQDGVDILNLSVGPNSPPTATRTTFLNPFDAALLSAVKAGVFVAQAAGNGGPFPKTLVSFSPWITTVAAGVDDRRYKNHLILGNGKRIAGLGVSPATHGNKSFGLISATDALLGSSSTKYSALDCQRPELLNKRKVQGKILLCGYSFNYISGTASIKKVSQTAKSLGAAGFVVAVEDSYPGTKFDPVPVNIPGILITDVSKTKDLIDYYNSSTTRDWAGRATAFQATVGIADGLAPTLFNSAPQVALFSSRGPDVKDFSFQDADVLKPDILAPGNLIWSAWAPNGTDEANYAGEGFAMMSGTSMAAPHITGIAALIKQKYPKWSPSAIKSALMTTANTIDKGSHPLRAQQYSTSEMMTLARATPFDYGSGAVNPKAALDPGLVLDATHQDYITFLCSIPDVDPSEVSNITGSRCGSGPKGQQPCDLNIPSITVSQLKGTQTVKRTVTNVADEAETYTIMTRMSPEIALDVSPPALTVLPGSSREITVTLTTRSVTGTYSFGEITMKGDRRHLVRIPVVAMGF, from the exons ATGAAGGGGCTCGGCCTTGCCTGTTTGCTTCTTGCACTTGTGCCGCAAGTGGTACTTGGGACGCATGATGTGTACATTGTTACCATGGAAGGCGACCCGGTTGTGAGCTACGCAGGTGGAGTGGAAGGATTTCCAGCTACCGCGGCGGATTTGGATCAAGAGATGGATGTTACCAG TGAGGCTGTCACATCATACTCTCTTCACCTCCGAAGGCACCATGAGAAGCTTCTGGACTCGCTTTTTGTAGCGGGAACTTACGAGAAGCTTTATAGCTACCATCATCTTATTAATGGGTTTGCAGTTCACATGTCATCTCTGCAG GCTGATTTCTTAAGGAAAGCCCCAGGTGTTAAGTACGTGGAGAGAGATACAAAGATACAGAAATTGACAACACACACTCCACAGTTTCTTGGATTGACAACAGCGGTATGGCCAACAGGAGGTGGATTTGATAGAGCAGGCGAAGATGTGGTGATTGGTTTTGTGGATTCAGGAATTTATCCTGAACATCCAAGCTTCTCTACCCACAGAACTGATCCTTATGGACCTGTTCCTCGTTACAAGGGGAAATGTGAGATAGATCCAGTAACACAAAGAAGCTTCTGCAATGGGAAGATAGTTGGGGCCCAACATTTTGCAAAAGCTGCAATTGCTGCTGGAGCGTTTAATCCTGATGTTGAGTTTGCATCTCCATTAGACGGCGATGGTCATGGAAG TCATATAGCTGCAATTGCTGCTGGAAACAATGGAATTGCGGTGCGAATGCATGGCTACGAATTTGGCAAAGCAAGTGGCATGGCTCCACGAGCTAG GATAGCTGTGTACAAGGTTCTTTACAGGCTTTTTGGTGGTTATGTATCTGACGTCGTGGCAGCGATTGATCAG GCTGTTCAAGATGGTGTTGACATTCTCAACCTTTCTGTTGGACCAAATAGCCCACCAACAGCTACACGGACTACTTTTCTCAATCCTTTTGATGCAGCTCTTCTTTCTGCCGTAAAAGCTGGCGTGTTTGTTGCCCAAGCTGCAGGAAATGGAGGACCATTTCCTAAAACGCTGGTGTCATTCAGCCCATGGATTACCACTgttgccgctggagttgatgaccGCAGATACAAGAATCATTTGATACTAGGAAATGGAAAGCGTATTGCTGGACTTGGAGTATCAC CTGCAACACATGGAAATAAATCGTTTGGCCTGATTTCTGCTACTGATGCTCTGCTGGGTTCATCTTCAACCAAGTACAGTGCACTAGATTGTCAAAGGCCAGAACTCTTAAATAAGAGGAAAGTTCAGGGGAAAATTCTATTGTGCGGCTATTCTTTTAATTATATTTCTGGGACGGCTTCAATCAAGAAAGTGTCCCAAACAGCCAAGAGTCTAGGTGCAGCTGGCTTTGTTGTTGCTGTAGAAGATAGTTATCCAGGGACAAAGTTTGATCCTGTGCCTGTCAATATTCCTGGGATTCTCATCACAGATGTCAGCAAAACAAAG GATCTTATAGACTACTACAACTCCTCTACAACAAGAGACTGGGCTGGACGGGCAACAGCGTTCCAAGCAACAGTCGGTATTGCAGATGGTTTGGCACCAACACTGTTCAATTCAGCTCCCCAGGTTGCGTTGTTCTCTTCCCGAGGGCCTGATGTAAAAGATTTTAGCTTCCAAGATGCTGATGTTCTTAAACCTGATATACTCGCTCCTGGCAATCTTATATGGTCCGCATGGGCACCTAATGGAACAGATGAAGCAAACTACGCCG GGGAAGGATTTGCAATGATGTCTGGAACTAGCATGGCTGCACCACATATTACTGGCATTGCAGCACTAATAAAACAGAAGTATCCCAAGTGGAGCCCGTCAGCAATAAAGTCCGCCTTGATGACTACTGCCAATACGATCGACAAAGGGAGCCATCCTCTCAGAGCGCAGCAATACTCCACATCAGAAATGATGACGCTTGCACGGGCCACACCATTTGATTATGGCAGTGGCGCGGTTAACCCAAAAGCTGCCCTGGATCCTGGGCTAGTTCTAGATGCAA CTCACCAAGATTACATCACATTTCTGTGCTCCATCCCTGACGTTGATCCAAGCGAAGTATCAAACATAACCGGCTCACGCTGCGGCTCCGGCCCAAAGGGGCAGCAGCCCTGTGACCTCAACATCCCCTCGATCACGGTGTCACAGCTCAAAGGCACACAGACCGTGAAGCGGACAGTCACGAACGTGGCCGACGAGGCGGAGACCTACACCATCATGACCAGGATGTCGCCGGAGATCGCGCTGGATGTCTCGCCTCCCGCGCTGACGGTGCTCCCCGGGTCATCTAGAGAGATCACCGTGACCCTCACGACGAGGTCGGTGACGGGCACCTACAGTTTCGGCGAGATCACGATGAAGGGCGACCGGCGCCACCTAGTCAGGATCCCAGTGGTTGCTATGGGGTTCTAA
- the LOC125522012 gene encoding pentatricopeptide repeat-containing protein At1g11290, chloroplastic-like, which produces MSASATTLRDAAAILGALSAASAAQLHAHALKLGFLPSCLHLCSSFLKSYAASGRLASARQLFDETPRRDIPLWNTLVSACARSRQPHHALLAASAMVGEGSRPNNLSVTSLLSACAQLRSLVHGRELHGYAVRNIPVLDLRVLNALVSMYGRCGRFAEASTVFAGMGNKSVVSWTCMINACCENRRPAEALEVFNEMRLAVVKVDEVTLLAVISACTKLDCTSELGEWVEEYACENGFLENTRVANSLIHMHGKMGRVKKSCQIFDSMSVRTVVSWTAMIQALAVHGHGVAALVRFSQMLRQGFWPDEVIFLSVINACCHSRLVSEGRQLFKSMVVDYHITPWMEHYGSMVDLLCRSGMLDEAFEFVLAMPVKPDPVIWRVLTGACRDHGDMNLARKVMDHVIDMEPGHEGNYVLASNLYAANENWGRVVDVRVEMGVRKETLRCSTALSYIEVNGEENAESFSTAQHQ; this is translated from the coding sequence ATGAGCGCCAGCGCCACCACCTTGCGCGACGCCGCGGCCATCCTCGGCgccctctccgccgcctccgccgcccagcTCCACGCGCACGCCCTAAAGCTCGGGTTTCTCCCCTCCTGTCTCCACCTCTGCTCGTCCTTCCTCAAGTCTTACGCAGCCTCCGGCCGCCTGGCCTCCGCGCGCCAGCTGTTCGACGAAACCCCCCGCCGGGACATCCCTCTATGGAACACCCTCGTCTCCGCCTGCGCGCGCTCCCGTCAACCCCACCACGCCCTGCTCGCTGCGTCCGCCATGGTGGGCGAGGGCTCCCGGCCCAACAACCTCTCCGTCACGAGCCTCCTGTCTGCGTGCGCGCAGCTGAGGAGTCTGGTGCACGGGAGAGAGCTCCACGGATATGCCGTCAGGAATATCCCTGTTCTTGATTTGCGCGTTCTCAATGCGCTGGTAAGCATGTACGGGAGATGCGGGCGGTTCGCTGAAGCGAGCACGGTGTTCGCCGGTATGGGGAATAAGAGCGTGGTTTCTTGGACCTGCATGATCAATGCCTGCTGCGAGAACAGACGCCCAGCAGAGGCGCTGGAGGTGTTCAACGAGATGAGGCTTGCCGTTGTCAAGGTCGATGAGGTCACCCTGCTTGCAGTCATCTCGGCGTGCACAAAATTGGATTGTACGTCGGAGTTGGGCGAGTGGGTGGAGGAATATGCATGCGAGAATGGCTTCTTGGAGAACACCCGTGTCGCTAATTCGCTCATCCATATGCATGGTAAGATGGGGAGGGTGAAGAAGTCATGTCAGATATTTGACTCGATGAGTGTGAGGACTGTGGTCTCATGGACAGCCATGATACAGGCACTTGCTGTGCATGGGCATGGGGTGGCTGCCCTTGTTCGGTTTTCGCAGATGCTTAGACAAGGGTTCTGGCCTGACGAGGTTATCTTCTTAAGCGTGATCAATGCTTGTTGCCACTCCAGGCTAGTGAGTGAAGGGCGCCAGTTGTTCAAGTCCATGGTCGTAGACTATCACATCACACCATGGATGGAGCACTATGGAAGCATGGTGGACCTGTTGTGCAGATCTGGCATGTTGGACGAGGCGTTTGAGTTTGTCTTGGCCATGCCTGTGAAGCCTGATCCTGTAATATGGCGTGTATTGACCGGAGCATGCCGTGATCATGGAGATATGAATTTAGCGAGGAAGGTGATGGATCATGTGATCGACATGGAGCCTGGCCATGAGGGGAATTATGTGCTTGCGTCAAACTTATATGCTGCTAATGAGAACTGGGGACGTGTTGTGGATGTAAGGGTGGAGATGGGTGTGAGGAAAGAGACGTTAAGATGCAGTACTGCCCTGTCTTACATTGAAGTCAATGGTGAAGAAAATGCAGAAAGCTTCTCTACTGCACAGCACCAGTAA